The Quercus robur chromosome 3, dhQueRobu3.1, whole genome shotgun sequence DNA segment ATGTCCTTTTTTTGTCATTCCAGTGAGACCATTAGTCGCCATTTTCATAACGTGttaagatcaataattatgttagAGGATTAATTCCTTCGACAACCTGATGGAACCCAAGTGCCACTTGAAATACTACAAAGTAGTAGGTTCAACCCATATTTTATGGTAAATATATCAtgcatataatttatatttgatagtagtttagtacaaatatattttaaggtaaatgtTTTTGAGAGATAATATTAATCTCAGGATTGTATTGGGGCACTTGATGAAACACATGTTCGTGTTAAAGTGTCTAATGAGAATGCACCAAGATATCGGGGTAGAAAGGGTTACACAACACAAAATGTGTTTGCGGCATGCTCATTATGTATAAGcaatttaatcaaatttcccatttgggttttcttttcttttttttcccctgtttCATTCCCATTGTCCTAAATCCTAAATAATTAGTACATCAACTAAGGAAAACTAAAAAAGTTTTTAGCAAActtttaattaacaaaaaattaaactagAACTAAAATATTAATTCCATAAGACTAAGTAGAGTAGATCCTAAACACTTtctcaaacccaaacaaaaaacatCCAAGAATCTAAATCATACTAGTAACCTTTACTTTCCCTGAACTTTCTTAGTAACCAAACAGCTAAATAAAacatttctttcaaaaataaaacaattttacaaataaactcTTTCAGATCTAAAGCCCAATTACTAACATTTATGCAATGacagaaattattaaaaaaaaaaaaaaaaaaaaaaaaaaaaagaaagagggtaGGGATAAGGTGTGGGGAGGTGTACCGTTCGGAGAGCTGGAGGCCGACCTGAAAGCCAATGGCTTCGATCCGACGAGCGGCGAGGTCAGGCTTATTGGCGTAGAAGCGATCGCAGTAAGAGGAGACCATTTCGGTTAGTAGACTATCCACGCAGCTCTCTGACACCTCTCTCCCCattctctctctaactctctctctctctagatttGCTCTTCTTTTTGTAAAGTATGAAAATGGTGTTTCAGTGACTCTGTCTGGCCCAATTAATAATAAGCCCAAAATCAGAGTCCAAGAGAGAACcacagttttttgttttttttttaataaaaaaattttaaactgtGGGACCCACCTGttttgatttgtatttttttccaattttcctacAACTGTTCTCAGTATTTACCATACAAAAGTAATAAAACagttttttgagagttttttttcatagcttgtttttttttaggtggCATTTTTGGAAACAAGTTGATAGcaatttagaaatattttgtcgttgttattattattattattaaatcattaatgttttttttttcctctttaactAAACTCTCTCTCATAACTCATTAGGTTGTGGACCTTGTGCCTAGGCGCAACCCAAAACCACAAAACAAGTTCGCCGTTTGTTGTTGCAATTTTGGAGCCATGCCACCATTGTTtttgtcctctctctctcattaatgACATTGAGTTAGGAGTGAATCATTTTTGCAGTGATAGGCGACAATAAGTTGTTAGGTTCGTTTGGATTTTCAATAGCGACGAGTTTCTTGGGTTTGTTTGAGCAGTTGTGTTTAGTTTTGGGTTTGTTGGGTAGGTTGGTTTTCGTCTGACGGTTGGATTTGGGGGTTGCAACATTGACATCATCAGTGATAGGCATAGTGTTGGACTATTAGTGAGTggtggtaatttttttattggaagagaaaatgagaattgaatgggaagaagaggaagatggGTGAAAAACTGGGGTGAGAAAATAATGCCAAATTAATGGATTTGTGTTTTAAGcaaggttttaaaaaccggaccaaATCGACTAGTTCTACTAGTTGAACAAGAACTAGTTttgtctgaaaaaaaaaatgcctaaaaCCGGTGAAAACCGATAAAAAACCAATCAAAACTAGAAAAACCAAGAACCAAAGGCAAATTTGGTTTTGCCCCAGTTTgggttttaaaaccatggttttaaGGTGATAAAACGCATTTTGGGAACAATTTTTCCAAAACACctacaaaacaaaaactgaaaacacaaaaTTGTTTTCACTTTACCAAATAGGCTCTTCAAAATACTACTATTCTATCTTAGTTATGTCTATGAATAACTAATGTTTGtttgtcattgtttttgtaGTTCAATTGATATCTCATaatgttttcaacaaaaacatcTAAACAcatagggttcaaatccccctgccctcaactattgaattaaaaaaaaaaaaaaaaaaaaaaaaaaaactaatgtatTCTACTATCTACAAATAATTGcaactttttaagaattaaattttgcttcaaaaattaaaatatttcttgaaaatttttaatttttggcttaaaaattaaaacattgcttaaaatgttcaattagtgatatgtgtgtgtttgtgtgtatatatatatatatatatatttcatctCATGTATTACTAAATATAATACCATCTGAAACGCTTCTAATACTAATAATAAGCTTTGTAATACTCCCAAAAATATTTGACAAACTTTATTTCTTACAAATCGAACAAAGATTTTaaccaaatatgagaaaaactCCTCAAACCCACTATTTGGCAACCTAAAAGATTATTTtaactttcctttttttttttttttttttggtgtgtgtgtgtgtgtgatcaATATGATAGCATTTCAATCTATCGCATTCATCTCATGATGATTACCCTTTAGAcaaaaaaactttaccaattgagttattTGAAACCCACTTCACCTTTACTTTTAGTCATGtggtttttttaaaagtcatgtattttgtttaaatgatttaatgaaTTATGTGGTTTAATACACATAAATGATTTTATGAACCATCAtggttaataaaatttgtatttacaaattccaattattttcattaaaatttcgTTTCCTTCTCTTTACTCTCCCTCCCATATATTCCAACTCTCATTTGTCAAAATATAATAGATCAACCAAATGATGGATGAATGAATGTCCTTATATGGAAAAACACCTTCCCTAGGGTTCTATTACCTAATTCTCATCCCATTAACCCACAATCTCTTATCATAGATGCAAATCCTTAGATTCTCACATTCCATTGTTATAGTATTCATTATGTTAAATGAGTATTTGGATTGCGTTCACGTCTGTGAAAACATCTACGTTTGCGTTTTATCCCAGCTGGTGTGTTTTTTTAGTGGGTCttgtgcactgtttacgggacccacaagtacttttttcaacaaaaataaatttaaaactgggtctcacgacactattcacaaatttaaaaattattttgctatagtgttttcggtttttaatttttaacaataaataatattcaaataGACCCTAAGACTATGGAAAATGGACAAAATTAAAGGAGGAGTTGTTAGAAAAGACCTCTCCATATAACAAGACATTCTATTTGGGAATACTTAATAATTCTCCGCCTATAAGACATTATGGAAAGGTCATAAAAAAGATGAAATTTAACATGGGATTTCCAGGTTTACTAGGGATGGTTTTAGGatgatataatttatatttccgccttcaatatattaatattactttattattaaaaaaaagaaaacacgaCCACCCTGGGATATTAGTTTTGTTCTATCTTCAAGTTCTTTCGGTATTCCAAGAATCATTTGCGTTCATTCTTTTCCTCTGTCTCAAGGCCCAAACCTACTGCCCAAGCAAAGCAAACACAAGAAGTCATGGATAACCAACCGTATgagcttattctttcttcttcccacTCTGCCACGGAACCACCaaccctcctcctcctccataACCCCAATCTGAATAGCTCACTGGAAACTTGGGAAGTCTAGACATTGAGGTAAACATTTTCATCGTCTTCACTTGGTTGTTTACTTTTTGATTCCTTTATCTTTTTTGGTTTGTGTATTACATGGTCTTATGTGGGtttttgagaggaaaaaaaacccACTTGTGGGTATTGGGAGTTTTCATTTGTTGAAGCTTCTTGTTGTTTATCAGCTATTGTGTCTTGTTAATTTGAGCTTTGAAATGTAGAAAAAAACATGGGGTGTTCCAAATTCTTTTCCATAATACTTAGTTTACTCAGTCAGAAGGGCAACCGCACATTGTTAAATGCAGATAACATAGAATCATTTGAGGGttattctattttttggagAATTTTCTTTACTGGGTATGTGCTATAATTCAAAGTTAAAATGTAATCCCCCTTTTTATCAGTGCAtgatttaaacaaaaaaaaaaaaatgcttaattAGGTGTTTTTTATTTGGTCCTGTTATATTTATCTCTTAACTGTATGTAAGTAACCTGGAATTAGCTAAATTTAGATTCAATTTGTTatcatttgtttaaattattcaATCTTTGCTGTGAATTGTGTCACCGTTTCTGGTTTGTTTTACTTCATATTTCATTTCAGGGTTTGCTGTGACTTGAACCCCATTGTTTATGAAAATCAAGTACTTAGTGGGTgttctgtttttgtttatatatgtccTCAGTTTGTTTAATTCTTAGGTTTATTTGTTATTCCTCTTGATTTTCTATATCATCTTAAGTGGTGATCATCGCTGCTGTTGTTGTAGtcgaatatttttttttaatgtgtaatATTACTATGAggaatttatttgtttgtttagacgTTGTACTTAAAGAATTGTAAttgttcaaattttaattagcttgtttatgctttattattttattctaaattttttatgatgCCATTATGATCCAATCTTAAAAACTtgaacatctcttttttttttttttttttttttgttgttctctctacaatttggttttcaaaaccattctttttaacttttaaagaaatagagactgcagaaaggagaCATTATGAGTTATTGCCCTAAAAACAAGCTCTTAAATCTACTCAGAAGAGGTTCCAAGTTTGTTCGAAAGGCCTCCAACTCTGCTGCTCCCACCATAGCTCCCACTTCCACACCTGGACAAGCATCCTCCTCTGCCACTGCCCTTTCTTCGACTTCGGCCATGGATGACCTCCATACCCTCAAAACAAGGTTGTGCATCATTGGAAGTGGCCCAGCTGCCCACACTGCTGCAATATATGCATCCCGCGCAGAGTTGAAGCCCATCCTCTTTGAGGGGTGGATGGCCAATGGCATTGCCCCTGGCGGCCAGCTCACCACGACCACTGAGGTGGAGAACTTCCCAGGATTTCCAGATGGAATTAATGGCATTGAGCTCATGGACCGCTGCCGCAAGCAGTCACTCCACTTTGGCACTCAGATTCTAACTGAGACCGTCAACAAGGTGGATTTCTCCACCACTCCTTTCAAGGTCTTCACTAATTCTAAGACTGTCATTGCCAATTCCATCATTGTGGCGACTGGTGCTGTCGCCAAGCGGTTAGACTTCCCTGGCTCTGGTGAGGGCCTAGGAGGGTTTTGGAACCGAGGGATATCAGCTTGTGCTGTATGTGATGGTGCTGCACCCATTTTCAGGAACAGGCCCCTGGGAGTAATTGGAGGTGGGGATTCAGCCATGGAGGAGGCCACATTCCTCACCAAGTATGGGTCCATTGTGTACATCATCCATAGGAGAGATACATTTAGGGCTTCAAAAATTATGCAGCAGAGGGTCTTGACTAACCCGAAGATTCAAGTTCTATGGAACTCGGTGGTTGTGGGAGCCTATGGGGATGAAAACACTAATAATAGGGTCTTGGGAGGGTTGAAGGTGAAGAATGTACTGAGTGGGGAGGTTTCGGATCTCAAGGTTTCGGGATTGTTCTTTGCGATAGGGCACGAGCCAGCCACCAAGTTCTTGGATGGTCAGATGGAACTTGATTTTGGTGGCTATGTTGTCACAAAGCCAGGGACCACCCAGACAAGTGTGCCTGGAGTTTTTGCTGCCGGAGATGTCCAGGATAAAAAGTACAGGCAGGCTGTTACTGCTGCTAGCACTGGTTTGTCAATATCCTCTATCTCTCCCCTTCATCATTTAAATTTCGATTTTGGAGCTTCTATGTTTGCAGCACTtctcttcttcattttatttggGATTATATGTTTTGTGTGGGTAATAAGGTGTAtttgtttctgtttctgttttttGCTGGGTCAAAATTATGTTTATCGCATTGATATAATGCTGAACTTAATTGCCTGGTTCACTTCTCTTCTCTGTACTGCTTACTCAGATGCATTTTTCAACTACAAGCTGCTGGTTTAcatgtttctttgttcttgATCAAATTGCCCACCAGATAATAAAGGGACTGACTGCAAGAACAGAGAATATTTATTGCTTTCTAAATTTGCCAGTGGCTCTAATTTACTTGTTGCATTATGGTATTTTCTATGCGCAACACATTAGTGTATGTAGTTGCCCTTTACTGATGAAACTGATaataaacaaaaggaaattttaatatttattttttgactcACTCCTAATAGCTGTATAGTTAAGAAGGTtctaaaaagttttgttttttgtccattCTATGCTTGTGGATTTAAAGACAAAATTAGTCTCACCTTGTGTGACCATGTACTTTTGATGTTCTTCTTTATCAAAATGATGAAACTTGTGCTCTAGGGTTGTGAAGAAATTAATctatttatgatttgtttgaCATGGCTTAATCATCATCTCTCTATGCAATTGGATGACTGTTGAGTCTTGAATTAAGCGCATTCTTTTGAGACACTGAGTCCATTTTTGAGCAAACCCAAGCTGATCTTACTCAGGTTTTAAGAACTTGGAGTATTCAGATATGTGAATATTTGGTACTTGATGGGTTGTCACTTCAAGGTTGAGCTGGActctggctttttttttttgcttggtgaCCTGAGATTGAGTGACATGTATTTATAATTTCTGCGCAAATGTAAATTAAGCCTGTGCATAACTTTAATCTCACAAACTGAACTTATCGCAAGATACTTGACTAGGCTTGGATTGTTTAGTctttttaaatgtgaaaaactACATTGATTTGGGAAAGTGTTTTGTGTTCATCATTTAGCTACATTGGGATGCATAAGATTTGACAGTTTCTGTAATTGACTATAAGAATTGAGATAATACAAATAATTGGCAGTGgtatataagtaaataaataacagCAGGTTGTTGCTTACTAACTCCAATCTAAGTGATTCTGCTATTGGGAATACATGTCTTTCTGAAATGTTCATTTAGGTCCCAAGATTTTGGGGAAGAGGGGGGGAGAGAAAGGTTGCTGCTGGTTTCTGTTTCATTCTCAATTTTcgaaacagtcatataga contains these protein-coding regions:
- the LOC126717241 gene encoding thioredoxin reductase 2-like isoform X1 — translated: MSYCPKNKLLNLLRRGSKFVRKASNSAAPTIAPTSTPGQASSSATALSSTSAMDDLHTLKTRLCIIGSGPAAHTAAIYASRAELKPILFEGWMANGIAPGGQLTTTTEVENFPGFPDGINGIELMDRCRKQSLHFGTQILTETVNKVDFSTTPFKVFTNSKTVIANSIIVATGAVAKRLDFPGSGEGLGGFWNRGISACAVCDGAAPIFRNRPLGVIGGGDSAMEEATFLTKYGSIVYIIHRRDTFRASKIMQQRVLTNPKIQVLWNSVVVGAYGDENTNNRVLGGLKVKNVLSGEVSDLKVSGLFFAIGHEPATKFLDGQMELDFGGYVVTKPGTTQTSVPGVFAAGDVQDKKYRQAVTAASTGCMAALEAEHYLQEIGSQEGKID
- the LOC126717241 gene encoding thioredoxin reductase 2-like isoform X2, producing the protein MSYCPKNKLLNLLRRGSKFVRKASNSAAPTVTPTSTPGQASSSATALSSTSAMDDLHTLKTRLCIIGSGPAAHTAAIYASRAELKPILFEGWMANGIAPGGQLTTTTEVENFPGFPDGINGIELMDRCRKQSLHFGTQILTETVNKVDFSTTPFKVFTNSKTVIANSIIVATGAVAKRLDFPGSGEGLGGFWNRGISACAVCDGAAPIFRNRPLGVIGGGDSAMEEATFLTKYGSIVYIIHRRDTFRASKIMQQRVLTNPKIQVLWNSVVVGAYGDENTNNRVLGGLKVKNVLSGEVSDLKVSGLFFAIGHEPATKFLDGQMELDFGGYVVTKPGTTQTSVPGVFAAGDVQDKKYRQAVTAASTGCMAALEAEHYLQEIGSQEGKID
- the LOC126717241 gene encoding thioredoxin reductase 2-like isoform X3 — its product is MDDLHTLKTRLCIIGSGPAAHTAAIYASRAELKPILFEGWMANGIAPGGQLTTTTEVENFPGFPDGINGIELMDRCRKQSLHFGTQILTETVNKVDFSTTPFKVFTNSKTVIANSIIVATGAVAKRLDFPGSGEGLGGFWNRGISACAVCDGAAPIFRNRPLGVIGGGDSAMEEATFLTKYGSIVYIIHRRDTFRASKIMQQRVLTNPKIQVLWNSVVVGAYGDENTNNRVLGGLKVKNVLSGEVSDLKVSGLFFAIGHEPATKFLDGQMELDFGGYVVTKPGTTQTSVPGVFAAGDVQDKKYRQAVTAASTGCMAALEAEHYLQEIGSQEGKID